Proteins co-encoded in one Terriglobia bacterium genomic window:
- the nadA gene encoding quinolinate synthase NadA, translated as MSTTIAPLEERGVSCSLDNYLVLPDNTMDARIAAARSELGSRAVILGHHYQRDEVIRFADFRGDSYKLAQEAARTRAEYIVFCGVHFMAESADVLAQPGQQVILPDLNAGCSMADMAEIGQVESCWEQLVALGLTDELGRGITPLTYMNSTAAIKAFCGERGGLVCTSSNAPAAFKWAFERNEKILFLPDQHLGRNTAFAMGIPLDQCVVWDPFMIGGGGDPARLRKAKVILWKGHCSVHQRFLPEHVDRVRALHPGIKVIVHPECRWEVCQKADGIGSTEGLIKMIADAPEGTKFAVGTEIHLVNRMGKEFAREGKMVITLDESGCLCTTMFRISPQHLCWALENLTEGNVVNRIQVPDDVKYWSRVALDRMLEIR; from the coding sequence ATGTCGACTACGATTGCTCCTTTGGAAGAGCGAGGCGTCAGTTGCTCGCTCGATAATTATCTTGTACTCCCCGACAACACCATGGATGCGCGGATTGCCGCGGCCAGAAGCGAACTTGGCTCGCGCGCGGTGATCCTGGGCCACCACTACCAGCGGGATGAAGTGATCCGCTTTGCCGATTTTCGCGGTGACTCCTACAAACTTGCGCAGGAAGCAGCGCGCACCAGAGCGGAATACATTGTCTTTTGCGGCGTGCATTTTATGGCGGAAAGCGCAGACGTGCTGGCGCAACCGGGGCAGCAGGTGATCCTGCCTGATCTGAACGCCGGCTGTTCCATGGCGGATATGGCGGAGATTGGCCAGGTGGAAAGCTGCTGGGAACAGCTTGTTGCGTTGGGCCTGACCGATGAGTTGGGGCGCGGCATTACGCCGCTGACTTATATGAACTCGACGGCTGCGATCAAGGCTTTTTGTGGCGAGCGCGGCGGGCTGGTTTGCACGTCGTCCAATGCGCCGGCGGCATTTAAGTGGGCGTTTGAGCGCAACGAGAAAATCCTTTTTCTTCCTGACCAGCACCTGGGCCGCAACACGGCGTTTGCGATGGGCATTCCACTGGACCAATGCGTGGTCTGGGATCCGTTTATGATTGGCGGGGGGGGTGACCCGGCGCGGTTACGCAAAGCGAAGGTGATTTTGTGGAAGGGACATTGCTCGGTGCATCAGCGCTTTCTTCCTGAACACGTGGATCGAGTGCGCGCGTTGCATCCAGGGATAAAAGTGATCGTGCATCCTGAATGCCGCTGGGAAGTCTGCCAGAAGGCTGACGGCATCGGTTCTACTGAGGGCTTGATCAAAATGATCGCCGATGCGCCAGAGGGCACCAAGTTTGCTGTGGGCACAGAAATACATTTGGTCAATCGTATGGGCAAGGAATTTGCCCGCGAGGGTAAAATGGTGATTACCCTGGATGAGTCCGGCTGCCTCTGCACCACCATGTTTCGCATATCGCCGCAGCATCTGTGCTGGGCGCTGGAGAACCTGACCGAGGGCAACGTGGTAAACCGCATACAGGTGCCGGACGACGTGAAATACTGGTCACGCGTGGCGCTGGACAGGATGCTGGAGATACGGTGA